Below is a genomic region from Helianthus annuus cultivar XRQ/B chromosome 2, HanXRQr2.0-SUNRISE, whole genome shotgun sequence.
cctatgaaaatgtttGTACTTGAAACTTGTAAAGTTCcgatgtgtttaatattataaaagtgtggtattttactctgataaaatatttcctaaccttggtcctgatgtaatttctgctgccaaactgataaacattgataccactgaaactggccacggccgcccgttcccgggtaaataggggacgggggttgcgatagaaggtggtatcagagctaagccactgattcagccacagaagtgttctgctgacaacAAGATATTATTCAatgtgttaggaaataatttacatggatatgtgtatatctgtatattattgtttGGTGTTATTTGACtctttgttagtttacagtatgagcgaccaaggaccttcagacgcttaccgtcagttgtccagctcacctagggacgaaggcacctcttcacagcctaccctCTCGGGGTATTCGGCTGACACTAAAGATGTGATTTTCGTGTTCAAAGCCCAGTCTGAAGATCCATTCCCTCCTAAGAAAAgaggatggttcagcagaggAGCCCATGAATGtaggaaaaggatgagaaaactTCAGCAGCAACGTGCTTTCGCAGCCGCGAATAGAGAAACAGATACTCAAactcaggatatgctcaataggagtctAGCAAATTTTCATATCCTAGCAACTGCAGCTGTAGACCCTAATCTGgaacaactcatagcaccccaaccattaccacTATTTCCCACACAACCTATGGATTTGGAACCAAACCCTGTAGACCAAATTCCAATGCATGATTTTAACCTAGCAGAAATACCTAGAGTACCAGCACCCCATCCCCCAGACTATGACCCATGGTTTGATGACCATAGGAATTATGAACAACGCTACCCAATACCAGATGAACCCATGCCAAACCTAGCAGCCTACTCAAATCTGGACCCCCTGGACCCATATTATGATAACGACCAATTCATCAGGGAGATCCTAGAGAACCCCTACCCACCTgaggaacccatgccccagttcccaaacccaaTACCAGCACCCGCACCACCCATGAGCACtgagaatgtgcaagaactccgaacctttggtgaggagCTTTTAGAAGGAAGTGAGAGGATGAGACAAATAGGGGAGCGACTCGTCTAGAAatatgacgagcgtaatatggactTTTGGATGAACCCGTACccttaataatatatatatatatataatatgtgtgtatgtttgaaaaaaatataGACAATAGATACGGATGCATAATAGTATTGTATTTTCAATTTCAGTTATATTTGTAATAAATATAGATGCataatataaaatagagtaaaggtcgcaatgttcgacgattttgatcaatatgctTGTTGTGTGATTGTTTATATTATCTTATGATATTAAtttgtggtaaatgtttaaaatccAGATGGAAAACGAAGTGAACCAGAAAAACCAaaataacgataaccagaataacaataataatggaaaccaagtggacaatagtgccatccaacacatagtggcacaagggattatagacgcaatgccatatattatcaaaacggttaaggaagcggataataaaagtaataattgCAATATGCGACCtactgaaccagaacacagcgtaaacaatggaccaataattcaagtgcccattcccaaaagaagaagaaccatgtcttatggttgttcttataatgaattctggtcctgtaaaccaagagaattctcgggcaatgaaggacccattgcaaccCTACGcgggatagaaaagactgaggcagtcttaaaaataagcaagtgcgcagaagaggataagataatgtttgcttccaatttgtttaagaactcagctttagaatggtggaacactatcctccagtctaggggaagtgacagggtttacaatatggaatgggaggaatttaagaacattGTGGAAAGGAAATTTtaccctcccaatgaaaaagaacagatagcaaataagttcttaaaccttagaatgactggagtagatagtaagggttacactactacattctttgaatatgctagaatagtgccaacccttgcatcaccagaaccaatattaatctcccgttacatatGGGGATTAATCgatgagattaggcatgtagttaAGGCAACTAGAGCCCAAACCATAGAAGatgctgtagaactagcaaacaccttgactgatgaattagcgCGTACACGAGAAGAGGACCAGAGGAGGAACCTAGCACAAAGTCTTACTCAAGAATTTTGCTATGGAagttccaaccgtgggaaaaatgtaggttctacctctgcaccttacTGTAAGGCATGCAAGAAAAAGCATTAAGGAAGATGCTCTACctactgcaacttctgcaagataccaggacataaggaagaagattgtaggaagaaacctagtaatggagtgtgcttcaactgtggagaaaaagggcACATCAGACCACACTGTCCAAAACTAGCTCCAACCATGAACAaaaagaatactaaaaatgctagagcatttgttctgactgcagaagaagccaagatgattccggacgtgattaccggtacgtttttagttaatgatgtttttgctaaagtattatttgactctggtgcaaaccaaagttttattaatacttcattttgcaaacttctcaagcaaccattaactaaacttccacaagaaaatggagaaaccattaagatttccaaaatcttgaagggagcaagaatagaatttctaaatcaaaagtttatcgcaaacctttatccaatgaatctggcatgatttgatgttgtattaggaatggattggttaatagccaataaagccagtattctatgtgatcaaaagtcaatccaactaaattcaccaaagggtgaaaagatcacaattaaaggagataaaccctctagatccacaaaatccatctctgtgatgaaaacagccagttatataaggaaaggatcattagtgtatttgatttccataatcattaacactaaaggaaatgaactgaaggatattccagtagtatcccagtttctagatgtgtttccagaagaattaccaggactaccaccggacagggaagtcgaattcaaaattcatctgctaccaggaatagcgccaattgccaaagcaccttatcatTTGGCACCTGCAGAAATGCAAGAGTTGAAGAAACAGTtggacgaattgttggagaaaggattcatacagccaagctcatcgccatggggagcaccaatcttattcgttaaaaagaaagatgggtcaatgCGAATATGCATTGAttccgtgaattgaacaaagtcacgattaagaatcggtacccattaccgagaatcgatgatttgtttgatcagttgcaaggagctcggtttttctctaaaatcgatttacgatcaggatatcatcaattaaaggtacaggaagaggacattccaaAGACCGCTTTCAAAACAAGGTATgtccattatgaatttacagtcattccattcggtttaaccaatgccccagctgcatttatggacatgatgaaccgaatatgtaagctatatttggataaatttgtaattgtctttatagatgatattctcatttactctaagagcaaagaagaacATGCACaacatttgcacgcacttctaagtttatgaagaagagaaaagctttatgcaaagtttttgaagtgcgaattttggttagaagaagtacagtttcttgggcatttagtcaatcatgaaggaattcatgtggatcctagGAAGATTGAggcgattactaaatggaaaacccttgagtcaccaactgaggttagaagtttcctaggattggccggttattatagaagatttaaccgagatttttctagaatagtcattcccttaactaagctaacctgtaaatctgttaagtttgaatggggaccaaaacaagaagaagcctttagaattcttaagcaaagattaaccaacgcacccatactagcgttaccagatggaagtgaagactttgtagtctattgtgatgcttctaagttaggttacggatgtgtgttgatgcaacgccaaaggttatagcctacgcctctagacaacttaagaatcatgaagagaattattcaacccatgatttggaattaggagccataatttttgcccttaagatttggagacattacctttacggtagtaagtttaccattttcactgatcataagagtttaaggtatgttttcgggcaaaaggtgttgaacatgagacaaagacgctggatggagatacttagtgattatgattgtaatatccagtaccatgcaggaaaggcaaatgtagttgccgatgctttaagtcgaaagtatcatgaaagccaaaaagagtacgttctcttaaattaaatctacaagtagatttaaatgaacagattagagaagcacaagaatcagtaatcaaggatgatactgagaaattcaaaggaatgattaaggaactaaaacaaggaacaaatggaatttggagattccataagaaaagagtgtggatacccaaattaggaaacctacgccaccgtatattagaagaagcccataagtctaagtatacgatgcatcctggaagtgataagatgtatcaagatttaagaaagaatttttggtggataggaatgaagaaggatatagcaacttatgttgccaagtgtttaacctgttcacaagttaaagctgaacatcagaaaccctcaggtttattccAGCAGTTAgagatgccagtttggaaatgggaattgataaccatggattttgttatcaaattacccaagacaagaaaaggtaatgatacaatctgggtgattgtagacaggttaacaaagtcagctcatttcctaccaatgaaagaaaccttcagtatggaacaattagctaaattatatgtaaatgaaatagtttcattataTGGAAttcttttatcaattgtttctgatagagatagccgttttgcctctcatttttggacaagtttccaaaaggcaatgggaaccaagttaaatctaagcacagcttatcatcctcaaacggacggacaaagcgaaaggacaattcagacgatggaagatatgcttagagcttgtgtaattgatttcaggggtaattgggacgatcacttaccattaatagaattttcctacaacaacagctatcataaaagtatcaatgctgcaccattcgaggcactttatggacgaatgtgccgaactccagtctgttgggcagaaattggagaaaagcaattatccggaccagagatagtacaagaaacaactgataagaTTATTCAAGTTAAGGAATGACTAAAAGCTGCacgcgatcgacaaaagagttatgctgataacaggcgaaagccgttggaatttcaagtaggagacaaggtgttattaaaagtttctccttggaaaggaatggtaagattcatcaaaaggggaaagctaagccccaggtatgttggaccttttgagattattagaagaataggacctgtagcctatcagctaaactgccagaggaaatggcaggaatacatgatgtatttcatgtatgtaatctcaaaaagtgcttagctgatgaatcattggtagtacctcttaaggatatggaggtaaataaaaaattaaagtttgtagagaagcctctacagattgaagacagaaaggtcaagaatcttaaacacaagagattagttctagtcaaagtgaaatgAGACTCCAAgaaaggaccagaatacacttgggagcttgaatcagagatgcaaaGGAAATACCGCACCTATtctagtagacctcgaggacgagttctaaaacaaggtggggaggatataacaaccctccaaaattatTTCCGACACCCTTATTATGTTTAGAGTGCCCCTATAcatcttaaaatacaccccgtatacgaaaacccGGCCCAAAATACCGTatatcattaaaaataaaataaaaatcaagtttAGGGGTCGCTTGCGGGCCGCGAAGACCTTCTCttagtcttacgcgggccgcgacagctagGAGATCAGACAAGCCCCTGAGCCACCACGTGTCCCAATCCGTGTCGAAGCTAGTCAAATGACAAATCAAAGCTAGGCCCTACACCCCTATGTCGCGGGCCGCAAAGACCCTTtaaggatcttacgcgggccgcaagAAACTGCTCGATGTGCCCTATAAATTGATGGCTTCGGCAATCATTTGAAATCGTTCATTCACACGAATTCTCTCTCAATTCTGAatagtatacactatacccgggcactataccccctaattaacgaagttctgcctcgttgtaagtatcataacccccggttacgtgttagatacgctgcccgattgatctaggattccgtaacggctgtcgaggttctgcccgacgtagtcgttggaatcctgtctcggggagggtattactaatgtaaatattgggttattatactaacgcgtgtgcattgtgtaattaatagataatcaccaggaaatcacaaaggaaaaccctaagatagcaatgtgagtaatccttctttttacaaactgtttttacaaaccctcaattgttttaatttatatttaacagtgattgagtatttgtattctacaattatcgtcggtatgttggggttttgtatacaaaatttttttactacactgtgagtagttacatgaccacaagtcgggttgacagtaccgtgggtggtaattaaagtagaaaataaacaaatgtaattgcgcgaccgccctcaatgctgtaaacggCTTTACttgtcttgattaaactgggattcactcaccagtatttcccactgacaaaatgtatttaaacgcgtttcaggtaataaaATGTGAAAGCTAATTAGAAGCCAGctagacagcactgaaggcttggaaaagtggctataaaagttacctaaataaagagatgtttttatttaaataaaatagggtttatccctatgaaaatgtctGTACTGGAAACTTGGGAagttcccatgtgtttaatattataaaagtgtggtattttactctgataaaatatttcctaactacggtcctgatgtaatttccgctgccaaactgATAAACATCGATACCAATGAAACtagccgcggccgcccgttctcgGGTAaataggggacgggggttgcgacaaatCACCTCTAACATCATTCTCCAATCGATTAAGCTCAAGCTTCACCGGATCCGATCCATGAAGCAAGTTTATAAGATCATTTGCGTCTAAACTCGGCCTCGCCGTAGCTCTCCAACGACTAGTAGCATCAGATCCACCAGAAACCGTCAACGACTTCGGTCATTGAAACCTCCTCCATCAGTCAGACCTGAACTCAATCTCGCCATCTCGCCATCATTGAAACCTCCTCCACCGGAAACATCAACGACGTCGGTCATTGAAACCTCCTCCACTGGAAACCGTAAACGGCATCATCTTTCAGATCTATTTCAATAAACAGAGTATCGGAAAGAAAGCTATTATCAAGCCcaaatggtggtggtgtggggtaggtggtggcaggtggtcgtgtgggggtgggtggtggtgctggtggccgtaggtggtggtgggggttttcctgagaaagagagagagagtagagagagtcCGAGTGTGTGTTTTAGAGAGAGTGAGTGTGTGTTGTTTATAGATATGTGTGTATGGCTTTTTCTCatattttaataaaatcaaggggtaattttgtaatttcACATGGACTTAAGGCAGCAAACTAATGCCCATCCACTCTAGGGGctatccgagtaacaaattgtcaaatcacagggaccaccggtgtaatttccaaaagttggggactatagatattattttacaaaaccacaaggaccatccaggCATTTTATTCTTAAATATGTAAAGTAACGTACTTGATTAGTTTAAGTCACGGTATTGTCTCCATCAATGTAAAGTGTTCAAAAACCTACGGAGCAGGTATTTCAAGCATTTTAGATGATAGATTGTTCACTTCTAACTGTTGAACAACCTCCCATTAGGTGTTGTGCTACCTTACCCTATGTTGTTATGGTCAATCACATAATAGTAAACGTATTTAGGATTTAGGGATGATAGAAAAACTAACCCCACAGTTAAATGCGTCATGGGATGGATATTCGGGTACTTGACTGCGTGTGTGATTGAGTTATAAAACTTTTAACGGGTTTGGGATGTGTAAGGTATTAGGTGATATATGCGGGATTACCAGAAATATATTAAGTATTATGTAATATGTAAAATATATTAAATGGTATTTTGAAgttgtttgaaacttgaaatttttaaTAGTGTATAGTTTTTAGAAATGTAGTTGAGTATTTGAAACTTTAACTGAGCTTTTTTGGGTGACAATCCCATGCTTGTTTACCAGCATCAAGTTGAATATATTAATGTATTATATAATTTGTAAAAGATAATATATGAAATTACTAAATATATAAAATTGTTAAAATGTAGTTGAGTATTTAATATTTCAAGTGGCCTTTTAGGCGAGTTAATGTATAGTTTTACGTCATGGAAATCCCAAcaagtaattttaattattaaaccACATATTATCATACATTGGTATACCTGATACCCATGGGATAATGCACGGACGAGACAAGCAAGGGGCACGTTTTAACAATAGGGTATGGAACTGGAATTACCAAAACCTGTCTCATACCAGGCCCATTGCCATCCGTAAGGTCTATTCTCTAAATTCTGAAAATGCTAAAAAGGATGAAACAAAACAGATTTGTCGACTCATGTCAAAATAGAACATACTTGGAACTAACAGTGAGTAAACTATTTAGCTTTTTAAAATCTTATGTATGCATGATCTGTTGGGATTCAGTCATGTTTGAAGCGGAAGTAAGTGAAACATTTGATTCGGTATTCATGATGAATAAGAAACAAGTATATGCAGAAACAGTAATATGAACAAGGATAATCAAAGAGAATAGAATGGACAATTGTAAAGAAACTTAAATTGTCTTGATACCGGAACATAATGCCGGACATAGCACATATATACTTGAGATTTGGCGGTTGTTTTGTGGCGGGAATAACTGCCATAAGCAGTTTGAATGTGCCACCCGCTTATCTCATCGTTTACAAGATCAAGTACATATCGAATATAAGTTACATAAGTATATTAGCATAATTAAGATTAAATATATCTAACACAACCCCCTAAACTTGATTATGCTTAGCAGCATACATCAAGACACTCTGGTTAGCTTCATCTAAGGCCTTCCTTGCTTGATTGAAGTCAAATCTCCGCCGTTTCTTTTGCATCTTCATCACACCTTCCCAGTCATTTCCGGAGAATAAGGCATAGTGTTGATAGGTTTCTTCATCTTGAGCATCACCGTCACTCCTCCTCCTTTCATGGCTGActtctgatggacctgcattGTGTTCAACCACCTCTTTGTCGATCACCCTTTCCTGCACTCCCTTGAATTTATAGTAGTAAACTAGCACATCTAGGTACATTGCATAAATGACCCTCATGAACTCGCCATCATGATACTCATACCCCATATCTTTTGCAACCGCCGACCATAGGTTGTTGTCGGTGACGGTCCTGTATCCTCCATCACGTTTAACCACCATATACAGTCCGAGCAAATCCACCTTTCTATTGTCAGAAGCATAAGGAGGGATGGTTCTAGTTGTGATTCCCAGTTTAACTTCTATGAACCATGTTAAGAAGagatttatgtttatatttaaacacaaactctccatcctcCATCATATCAAGAAGAGATTTACAGTCAGTGAAATCATGAAATTCCATTGCATGAATTATCATTTGAGTCCAATCCGGTTCTTGTATTGACAGATTCAAATCTTCGAAATAAGAATTGAGATAATTTTCTTTATATTCATCATTCACAGTACTTGCATCGATTACCttctgtttttcttttaaaccgaATTCCTCTTCTTTGGTTAAACCATTCACATTGTTTACAGAATTCATGACCGATGTCGAGAACATCGGGAATATTTTACAAGTGTCACCAGATTTGTTAACTGTGTAACCTTGCAAAGTTAATTGATCTCCGATCTAATTCCGGTGCATAGAATACACTTTGTATTCTTAACATTTCATTACTCGATTTGATTTCCACTGCCCCGATTCCCCGAGTAAACAAGAAATTACTTTCCCCTGATTTCGTTTCCACCCCAACTAAGGGTTTAATTCGTTTAGACACATTCAAATTACCGGCAATATGATGAGGAAACACAGAACTTACATACCAGATATCGCCCCATTGGCCTCCCTCTGTTCCGGTGACTATCATCTCTTGGTGACTGTTAACTACGTCTTCCTCTCTCTGAATTCTGGTATTTATCGCTGGTTTGATTAACTGGGTTGCCTCATTATGTTCCTTTGCTTTGCACAAGGAGATTTGATGTCCGGGTTGATGACAATAGTAACATAATCTTACACGAGgaaatttcttttccttttcatacTTTTCATCGAGACAATATTGACAGGGCATTGTTGTTGACGTTGGTTGGATTTCTGCATTCCTTGGCaacgtggctctgataccactatgttgggaTTCAGTCACGTTTGCAGCGGAAGTAAGTGAAACATTTGATTCGGTATTCATGATGAATAAGAAACAAGTATATGCAGAAACAGTAATATGAACAAGGATAATCGAAGAGAATAGAATGGATGATTGTAAAGAAACTTAAATTGTCTTGATACTAGAACATAATGCCGGACATAGCATATATATACTTGAGATTTTACGGTTGTTTTATGGCGGGAATAACTGCCATAAGCAATTTGAATGTGCCACCCGCTTATCTCATCGTTTATAAGATCAAGTACATATCGAATATAAGTTACATAAGTATATTAGCATAATTAAGTTTAAATATATCTAACATAATCCACATATACACATATCAATAACTTAGTGTAATTGTTTTCTACAACAAGCGTTGAGTTAAGATATAACGAGATCGAGTAAGCCAGAGCTATATATAAGTTCATCAACCAGACAGTTAAATCTCTCGGATGCCCTTTCGATTCTCGGCATTGCAACTGGAATTACTCCTAAGATAAGGTATATTTTTTATTCGACCATATTCTAATACTATGGAATAAACAGATTTACAAAAAAGTACATCGACGCCGAGCTGCCGCTTGGTAACATAGATCGTTGTCGAAAGCTATATAAAAATATCTAGACTGGTTACCGAAAAATTGCTATGCGTGGATCAAGGGCGGACCCAAcgcgttttatcactaatttttggctttttgtttttaatggcgttttattttttttaatgacgTGTTATCATTTGTTGGCGTTTTGAATttgatcgtcagatcaaaacaatccatggactagattgcgcggtggtgttataacatcaa
It encodes:
- the LOC110895740 gene encoding uncharacterized protein LOC110895740, whose amino-acid sequence is MRKLQQQRAFAAANRETDTQTQDMLNRSLANFHILATAAVDPNLEQLIAPQPLPLFPTQPMDLEPNPVDQIPMHDFNLAEIPRVPAPHPPDYDPWFDDHRNYEQRYPIPDEPMPNLAAYSNLDPLDPYYDNDQFIREILENPYPPEEPMPQFPNPIPAPAPPMSTENVQELRTFGEELLEGSERMRQIGERLV